In Streptomyces sp. NBC_00878, a single window of DNA contains:
- the cimA gene encoding citramalate synthase: MTDATDENRDSSRRGPSRVDDAFHVFDTTLRDGAQREGINLTVADKLAIARHLDDFGVGFIEGGWPGANPRDTEFFARAQQEIAFQHAQLVAFGATRRAGGKASEDPQVKALVASGAPVVTLVAKSHDRHVELALRTTLEENLEMVRDTVSYLRSQDRRVFVDCEHFFDGYRANPEYAKAVVRAASEAGADVVVLCDTNGGMLPAQVQAVVATVLADTGARLGIHAQDDTGCAVANTLAAVDAGATHVQCTANGYGERVGNSNLFPVVAALELKYGMKVLPEGALSEMTRISHAIAEVVNLTPSTHQPYVGVSAFAHKGGLHASAIKVDPALYQHIDPEQVGNTMRMLVSDMAGRASIELKGKELGVDLGGDRELIGRVVERVKARELKGYTYEAADASFELMLREEIEGKARKYFEVESWRAIVEDRPDGSHANEATVKLFSKGERIVATAEGNGPVNALDRALRVALEKIYPQLAKLELVDYKVRILEGKHGTQSTTRVLISTSDGTGEWSTVGVAENVIAASWQALEDAYTYGLLRAGVEPAE, from the coding sequence ATGACAGACGCAACCGACGAGAATCGCGACTCCTCCCGTCGCGGCCCCTCCCGAGTCGACGACGCCTTCCACGTCTTCGACACGACGCTGCGCGACGGTGCGCAGCGAGAGGGCATCAACCTCACCGTCGCGGACAAGCTGGCCATCGCACGGCACCTGGACGACTTCGGGGTGGGCTTCATCGAGGGCGGCTGGCCGGGGGCCAACCCGCGCGACACCGAGTTCTTCGCCCGCGCCCAGCAGGAGATCGCCTTCCAGCACGCCCAGCTCGTCGCCTTCGGCGCCACGCGCCGCGCCGGCGGCAAGGCGAGCGAGGACCCGCAGGTCAAGGCGCTGGTCGCGTCTGGTGCGCCGGTGGTCACGCTCGTCGCCAAGTCCCACGACCGGCATGTCGAGCTGGCGCTGCGTACGACCCTTGAAGAGAACCTGGAGATGGTCCGCGACACCGTCTCCTACCTCCGCTCCCAGGACCGCCGCGTCTTCGTCGACTGCGAGCACTTCTTCGACGGCTACCGCGCGAACCCCGAGTACGCGAAGGCGGTCGTCCGGGCGGCCTCGGAGGCCGGCGCCGATGTGGTGGTGCTCTGCGACACCAACGGCGGCATGCTCCCCGCCCAGGTCCAGGCCGTCGTCGCCACGGTCCTCGCCGACACCGGGGCACGCCTGGGCATCCACGCCCAGGACGACACCGGCTGCGCCGTCGCGAACACCCTCGCCGCCGTGGACGCGGGCGCGACCCACGTCCAGTGCACGGCGAACGGCTACGGCGAGCGCGTCGGCAACTCCAACCTCTTCCCGGTCGTCGCCGCCCTGGAGCTGAAGTACGGCATGAAGGTCCTCCCCGAGGGCGCCCTGAGCGAGATGACCCGCATCTCGCACGCGATCGCCGAGGTCGTGAACCTCACCCCGTCCACGCACCAGCCGTACGTCGGTGTCTCGGCCTTCGCCCACAAGGGCGGCCTGCACGCGTCGGCCATCAAGGTCGACCCGGCCCTGTACCAGCACATCGACCCCGAGCAGGTCGGCAACACCATGCGGATGCTGGTGTCCGACATGGCCGGCCGCGCCTCGATCGAGCTCAAGGGCAAGGAGCTCGGCGTCGACCTGGGCGGCGACCGCGAGCTGATCGGCCGGGTTGTCGAGCGGGTCAAGGCGCGCGAGCTCAAGGGCTACACGTACGAGGCCGCGGACGCCTCCTTCGAGCTCATGCTCCGGGAGGAGATCGAAGGCAAGGCCCGCAAGTACTTCGAGGTCGAGTCCTGGCGTGCCATCGTCGAGGACCGCCCCGACGGCAGCCACGCCAACGAGGCCACGGTCAAGCTCTTCTCCAAGGGCGAGCGCATCGTCGCCACGGCCGAGGGCAACGGCCCGGTCAACGCCCTCGACCGCGCCCTGCGCGTAGCCCTGGAAAAGATCTACCCCCAGCTCGCCAAGCTGGAGCTAGTGGACTACAAGGTCCGCATCCTGGAGGGCAAGCACGGCACCCAGTCCACGACCCGGGTCCTGATCTCCACGTCCGACGGCACGGGCGAGTGGTCGACGGTGGGCGTCGCCGAAAACGTGATCGCGGCGTCGTGGCAGGCCCTGGAGGACGCTTACACGTACGGGTTGCTGCGCGCGGGGGTGGAACCGGCGGAGTAG
- a CDS encoding TetR/AcrR family transcriptional regulator, whose amino-acid sequence MTTRRRNTAPPREDVLAVATDMIAERGLEKLTMAALGREVGMSSGHLLYYFHSKDELLLRTLEWSEGRLGAERGRLLTRAAPARERLDAYVDLYVPDGHRDPHWTLWLEVWNRSQNADEDARERQAAIEGAWHRDLVALLAEGVSRAEFRPVDPDRFASRLRALLDGFSIHVAIGLRGTDREQILDHVREFLDEALARSDT is encoded by the coding sequence GTGACGACCCGCCGGCGGAACACCGCCCCGCCTCGCGAGGACGTCCTTGCCGTGGCGACGGACATGATCGCCGAACGCGGTCTGGAGAAGCTCACCATGGCGGCGCTCGGCCGCGAGGTCGGCATGAGCAGCGGTCACCTCCTCTACTACTTCCACTCCAAGGACGAGCTGCTGCTGCGCACTCTGGAGTGGAGCGAGGGGCGGCTCGGCGCGGAGCGCGGCCGGCTGCTCACCCGGGCGGCCCCGGCACGCGAGCGCCTCGACGCGTACGTCGACCTGTACGTGCCCGACGGTCACCGCGACCCGCACTGGACCCTCTGGCTGGAGGTCTGGAACCGCTCGCAGAACGCAGACGAGGACGCCCGTGAGCGACAGGCCGCGATCGAGGGCGCCTGGCACCGCGACCTGGTGGCGCTGCTGGCGGAGGGGGTGTCGCGCGCGGAGTTCCGCCCGGTGGACCCGGACCGTTTCGCGTCCCGGCTGAGGGCCCTTCTCGACGGCTTCTCCATCCATGTGGCGATCGGGCTGCGGGGCACGGACCGGGAGCAGATCCTCGACCACGTACGGGAGTTCCTGGACGAGGCACTGGCGCGCTCGGACACCTGA
- a CDS encoding agmatine/peptidylarginine deiminase, whose translation MNKAAVDGFRMPAEWTPHERTWMAWPGPNATFDDPDDLARSCAAWASVARAVRRFEPVTVVCGPGRSAEARTLLGPGIDTVERELDDAWMRDIGPTFLTNGKGELAAVDWTFNGWGAQGWARWEHDAKIAAYVSDLAGARTYASKLVNEGGAIHVDGEGTVLLTETVQLGPERNPDWSREQVEAEIHAHLGTRRAIWLPRGLTGDYPPHGYGTLGHVDIVAAFARPGVVVAHSQPDPAHPDHEVSKEVIGLLRAQTDARGRRIEVVEVPAPTVLEADGHWADYSYINHYLCNGGVVLCGFDDPRDEIAAGIFRRLFPERMVTLVDARAIFAGGGGIHCITQQQPRA comes from the coding sequence ATGAACAAGGCTGCCGTCGACGGCTTCCGCATGCCTGCCGAGTGGACCCCGCACGAGCGCACCTGGATGGCCTGGCCGGGCCCCAACGCCACCTTCGACGACCCCGATGACCTCGCCCGGTCGTGTGCGGCCTGGGCGTCGGTGGCCCGCGCCGTACGCCGCTTCGAACCGGTCACGGTCGTCTGCGGTCCCGGCCGGTCGGCCGAGGCGCGGACCCTGCTGGGCCCCGGCATCGACACCGTCGAGCGGGAACTCGACGACGCCTGGATGCGCGACATCGGCCCCACCTTCCTCACCAATGGAAAGGGTGAACTCGCCGCCGTGGACTGGACGTTCAACGGCTGGGGTGCCCAGGGCTGGGCCCGCTGGGAACACGACGCCAAGATCGCGGCGTATGTGTCGGACCTGGCCGGGGCACGGACGTACGCCTCGAAGCTCGTCAACGAGGGCGGTGCGATCCACGTGGACGGCGAGGGCACTGTGCTGCTCACCGAGACCGTGCAACTCGGCCCCGAGCGTAACCCGGACTGGTCGAGGGAGCAGGTGGAGGCGGAGATCCATGCCCACCTCGGCACCCGCAGGGCCATCTGGCTGCCGCGCGGACTGACCGGCGACTATCCCCCGCATGGGTACGGGACGCTCGGCCACGTCGACATCGTCGCCGCCTTCGCCCGCCCCGGAGTCGTCGTCGCGCACTCCCAGCCGGACCCGGCGCACCCCGACCACGAGGTGTCGAAGGAGGTCATCGGACTGCTCAGGGCGCAGACCGACGCCCGCGGCCGCCGGATCGAGGTCGTCGAGGTGCCCGCCCCGACGGTCCTGGAGGCGGACGGCCACTGGGCCGACTACTCCTACATCAACCACTACCTCTGCAACGGCGGAGTCGTGCTCTGCGGCTTCGACGACCCGCGCGACGAGATCGCGGCCGGGATCTTCCGGAGGCTCTTCCCCGAGCGGATGGTGACGCTGGTTGACGCGCGGGCGATCTTCGCGGGCGGCGGCGGCATCCACTGCATCACGCAACAGCAGCCGAGGGCCTGA
- a CDS encoding urease subunit alpha, whose amino-acid sequence MNPYEYAATHGPRAGDRVRLGDSGLTIRVESDAQKYGDEFLAGFGKTARDGLHLKAAAVRETCDVVISNVVVIDAAQGIRKVSIGIREGRICSIGRAGNPDTLDGVDVVVGTGTSIVSGEGLIATAGAVDTHVHLLSPRVMEASLASGVTTIVGQEFGPVWGVGVNSPWALRHAFNAFDAWPVNIGFLGRGSSSHEAPLVEALAEGGASGFKVHEDMGAHTRALDTALRVAEEYDVQVALHSDGLNECLSVEDTLRVLEGRTIHAFHIEGCGGGHVPNVLKMAGVPNVIGSSTNPTLPFGRDAVAEHYGMIVSVHDLKTDLPGDAAMARDRIRAGTMGAEDVLHDLGAIGITSSDAQGMGRAGETVRRTFAMAGKMKAELGPLDGDRPGGAGGSGSSGYSDDSGDDNARVLRYIAKLTINPAIAHGLAHEVGSIETGKLADIVLWRPEFFGAKPQLVLKSGFPAYGVVGDPNAATDSCEPLVLGPQFGAHGATPADLSVAFVARAALDQGNDTMPTRRRRVAVRGTRGIGPADLRLNSRTGTVDVDQRTGLVTLDGDPLHSEAADSVALNRLYFL is encoded by the coding sequence ATGAATCCGTACGAGTACGCCGCCACCCACGGCCCCCGGGCCGGCGACCGTGTCCGCCTCGGCGACTCGGGGCTCACGATCCGCGTCGAGTCCGACGCCCAGAAGTACGGCGACGAGTTCCTCGCCGGATTCGGCAAGACCGCGCGCGACGGGCTGCACCTCAAGGCCGCCGCCGTCCGAGAGACCTGTGACGTCGTCATCAGCAATGTCGTGGTGATCGACGCGGCGCAGGGGATCCGGAAGGTCTCCATCGGCATCCGCGAGGGGCGGATCTGCTCCATCGGCCGGGCCGGGAACCCCGACACGCTCGACGGTGTCGACGTCGTGGTCGGCACGGGTACGTCCATCGTCTCCGGGGAAGGACTGATCGCCACCGCCGGAGCCGTCGACACGCACGTCCACCTGCTCTCGCCGCGGGTCATGGAGGCTTCGCTCGCGTCCGGCGTGACGACGATCGTCGGGCAGGAGTTCGGGCCGGTGTGGGGCGTCGGCGTCAACTCGCCCTGGGCGCTGCGGCACGCGTTCAACGCGTTCGACGCGTGGCCGGTCAACATCGGCTTCCTGGGCCGGGGTTCGTCCTCGCACGAGGCGCCGCTCGTCGAGGCCCTGGCCGAGGGCGGGGCGTCCGGCTTCAAGGTCCACGAGGACATGGGCGCCCACACCCGCGCGCTCGATACGGCACTTCGGGTCGCCGAGGAGTACGACGTCCAAGTCGCCCTGCACAGCGACGGGTTGAACGAGTGCCTGTCCGTCGAGGACACCCTGCGCGTCCTCGAAGGCCGCACCATCCACGCCTTCCACATCGAGGGCTGCGGCGGCGGTCACGTACCGAATGTGCTGAAAATGGCGGGAGTTCCGAACGTCATAGGCTCCTCCACCAACCCCACCCTGCCCTTCGGCCGGGACGCGGTCGCCGAGCACTACGGGATGATCGTCTCCGTCCACGACCTCAAGACCGACCTGCCCGGCGACGCGGCGATGGCCCGCGACCGGATACGGGCCGGGACGATGGGCGCCGAGGACGTGCTGCACGACCTGGGCGCGATCGGCATCACCTCGTCGGACGCGCAGGGGATGGGGCGTGCGGGGGAGACCGTACGCCGGACGTTCGCGATGGCCGGGAAGATGAAGGCGGAGCTGGGGCCCCTGGACGGGGACCGCCCCGGAGGAGCGGGCGGGTCCGGCAGCTCCGGGTACTCGGACGACTCTGGCGACGACAACGCGCGCGTCCTGCGCTACATCGCCAAGCTCACCATCAACCCCGCGATCGCGCACGGCCTCGCCCACGAAGTCGGCTCCATTGAGACAGGCAAGCTCGCCGACATCGTGCTGTGGCGCCCCGAGTTCTTCGGAGCGAAGCCGCAGCTCGTGCTGAAGTCCGGATTTCCGGCGTACGGAGTCGTGGGCGACCCGAACGCGGCGACCGACAGTTGCGAACCCCTGGTCCTCGGACCGCAGTTCGGGGCGCACGGCGCCACACCAGCGGACCTCTCGGTCGCCTTCGTGGCGCGGGCCGCGCTCGACCAGGGCAACGACACCATGCCAACACGCCGTCGCCGCGTGGCGGTTCGCGGCACGCGCGGCATCGGTCCCGCCGACCTGCGCCTCAACTCCCGTACCGGGACGGTCGACGTGGACCAGCGCACCGGCCTGGTCACCCTCGACGGCGACCCGTTGCACTCCGAAGCGGCCGACTCGGTCGCCCTCAACCGTCTGTACTTCCTGTGA
- the ureA gene encoding urease subunit gamma yields MRLTPTERDRLLLFGAAELARARRARGLRLNVPEATALIADTVCEAARDGRRLAEAIEAARAVLGPDDVLPGVADVVTEVHVEAVFDDGSRLAVVADPIGGGLGERAPGALLPGPLHAEPEAVVRLAVTNTATVPVSVTSHFHFFEANPRLDFPRADAYGMRLAVPAGSSVRFGPGERVEVGLVPIGGERIAIGFAGLVDGPLDAPGAKEEALHRAAACGYLGAAASGAESQGREATR; encoded by the coding sequence GTGCGACTGACCCCCACGGAACGTGACCGGCTGCTCCTGTTCGGGGCCGCCGAGCTGGCCCGTGCCCGCCGGGCACGCGGCCTCAGGCTCAACGTGCCGGAGGCGACCGCGCTCATCGCGGACACAGTCTGCGAGGCCGCACGGGACGGGCGACGGCTCGCCGAGGCCATCGAGGCGGCCCGGGCGGTGCTCGGCCCTGACGACGTGCTGCCGGGCGTCGCCGACGTAGTGACCGAGGTGCATGTCGAGGCCGTCTTCGACGACGGATCGCGGCTGGCGGTCGTGGCCGACCCCATCGGCGGCGGGCTGGGGGAGCGGGCCCCGGGGGCGTTGCTGCCCGGGCCCCTGCACGCGGAGCCCGAGGCGGTCGTGCGGCTCGCGGTCACCAACACGGCCACCGTGCCCGTCTCCGTCACCTCGCACTTCCACTTCTTCGAGGCCAACCCGCGGCTCGACTTCCCGCGCGCGGACGCGTACGGGATGCGGCTCGCCGTGCCCGCGGGGTCGTCGGTGCGGTTCGGGCCGGGCGAGCGCGTCGAGGTCGGGCTCGTGCCCATCGGGGGCGAGCGGATCGCGATCGGGTTCGCGGGGCTCGTCGACGGGCCGCTGGACGCGCCGGGCGCGAAGGAGGAGGCCCTGCACAGGGCTGCCGCCTGCGGATATCTGGGAGCCGCGGCTTCAGGGGCCGAGTCTCAGGGGCGGGAAGCGACACGATGA
- a CDS encoding cytosine permease, with amino-acid sequence MPVEQHGVDTIPEEERTSGPRDLVSILLGSNLCLGVIIFGWLPPSFGLGWWSSVTSVVVGTLVGTALTAPLALVSLRTATNLSTSSGAQFGVRGRLVGSVVGLLLALGYTALTVWIGGDVMVGVLHRLFGLPASDLSYALVYALLSAATVAGAVYGYRVLLGMSRILAVGMTALLVLGVFAYAPHFTTDALPEAGGYLLGGFWPTWLLAAVAAGLSGPVAFITLLGDYTRYISPARHSSRTVLHATWLGLTAGLLVPQLFGTFTAYAARTALDYAGPLVSTSPGWYLVPLLLAASAGSVGNAGLMLYSMGLDLDAILPRASRTRATYTVAVVATACVFVGHYASSTQDAMTSFVLLLTAIGTPWAVITLIGFARCRGVYDPDALQVFNRRSRGGIYWYSAGWNIPATLSWSLGAVAGLLAVSLPSYEGPLLTLTGGVDCSFLLSGAVGGLAYLVLSPKREAVPSGVSARVGRAGRAHAAEPHGDPAPHP; translated from the coding sequence ATGCCGGTGGAACAACACGGAGTCGACACCATCCCGGAGGAGGAGCGGACAAGCGGTCCGCGGGACCTGGTCTCGATCCTGCTCGGCTCGAACCTCTGCCTCGGCGTGATCATCTTCGGCTGGCTGCCGCCGTCGTTCGGGCTGGGCTGGTGGTCGTCCGTCACGTCGGTCGTCGTGGGCACGCTGGTCGGCACGGCGCTCACGGCTCCGCTCGCGCTGGTCTCCCTGCGCACGGCGACGAACCTCTCGACGTCGTCCGGTGCCCAGTTCGGCGTCCGGGGCCGGCTCGTCGGCTCGGTCGTCGGGCTCCTGCTCGCCCTCGGATACACGGCCCTGACCGTGTGGATCGGCGGCGACGTGATGGTGGGCGTGCTGCACCGCCTGTTCGGACTGCCGGCCTCGGACCTCTCGTACGCGCTGGTCTACGCCCTGCTCTCGGCGGCCACCGTGGCGGGCGCGGTGTACGGCTACCGCGTGCTGCTCGGCATGTCCCGGATCCTGGCCGTGGGCATGACGGCCCTGCTGGTCCTCGGAGTGTTCGCGTACGCGCCGCACTTCACGACCGACGCACTGCCGGAGGCGGGCGGCTATCTGCTCGGCGGCTTCTGGCCGACGTGGCTGCTGGCGGCGGTGGCCGCGGGTCTCTCGGGCCCGGTCGCGTTCATCACGCTGCTCGGCGACTACACGCGCTACATCTCACCCGCCCGGCACTCCTCCCGCACGGTCCTGCACGCGACCTGGCTGGGCCTGACCGCCGGGCTCCTGGTCCCCCAGCTCTTCGGCACCTTCACGGCGTACGCGGCCCGCACGGCCCTCGACTACGCGGGCCCGCTGGTCTCCACCTCCCCCGGCTGGTACCTGGTCCCGCTCCTGCTCGCCGCCTCCGCCGGGTCGGTCGGCAACGCGGGGCTGATGCTCTACTCGATGGGCCTCGATCTCGACGCGATCCTCCCGCGCGCCTCCCGCACCCGGGCCACGTACACGGTCGCCGTCGTTGCCACGGCCTGCGTCTTCGTCGGCCACTACGCGTCGAGCACCCAGGACGCGATGACGTCCTTCGTGCTGCTGCTGACCGCGATCGGCACACCGTGGGCGGTGATCACGCTCATCGGCTTCGCACGGTGCCGAGGCGTGTACGACCCGGACGCCCTCCAGGTCTTCAACCGCCGTTCCCGCGGCGGGATCTACTGGTACTCGGCCGGCTGGAACATCCCGGCCACGCTGTCATGGAGCCTGGGTGCGGTCGCCGGCCTGCTCGCGGTGTCCCTGCCGTCGTACGAGGGACCGCTGCTGACGCTGACCGGCGGGGTGGACTGCAGTTTTCTGCTGTCGGGGGCGGTGGGCGGACTCGCATACCTCGTGCTGTCGCCGAAGCGGGAGGCCGTGCCGTCCGGTGTGTCGGCGCGGGTCGGCCGTGCCGGTCGCGCCCACGCGGCGGAGCCGCACGGCGATCCGGCCCCGCACCCTTGA
- a CDS encoding branched-chain amino acid aminotransferase, whose protein sequence is MTTPTIELKPSASPLSGAEREAILASPGFGRHFTDHMVTIKWTEGRGWHDGQLTPYGPLSLDPATNVLHYAQEIFEGLKAYRQPDGSVATFRPDRNALRFQSSARRLAMPELPVETFIEACDALVQQDKEWVPAHGGEESLYLRPFMIATEVGLGVKPANEYLFLVIASPAGAYFPGGVKPVSIWLSEDRVRAVPGGMGDAKTGGNYAASLLAQAEAAAKGCDQVCYLDAVEHKWVEELGGMNLYFVYGDKIVTPTLTGSILEGVTRDSLLSVARDLGYESEEARVSIDQWQRDAENGTLTEVFACGTAAVITPVGTVKRSSVEWQHSGGEPGEVTLKLRQALLDIQRGVTEDQHEWMHNLG, encoded by the coding sequence ATGACGACGCCCACGATCGAGCTCAAGCCCTCGGCCTCGCCACTCTCCGGCGCGGAGCGCGAGGCCATCCTCGCCAGCCCCGGGTTCGGCCGCCACTTCACCGACCACATGGTGACGATCAAGTGGACCGAGGGCCGCGGCTGGCACGACGGCCAGCTCACGCCGTACGGTCCGCTCTCCCTCGACCCGGCGACGAACGTCCTGCACTACGCGCAGGAGATCTTCGAGGGTCTCAAGGCCTACCGGCAGCCCGACGGTTCCGTCGCCACCTTCCGCCCGGACCGCAACGCCCTGCGCTTCCAGTCGTCCGCCCGTCGCCTGGCCATGCCCGAACTGCCCGTCGAGACGTTCATCGAGGCGTGCGACGCGCTGGTCCAGCAGGACAAGGAGTGGGTGCCCGCGCACGGCGGCGAGGAGTCGCTCTACCTGCGCCCGTTCATGATCGCGACCGAGGTCGGCCTGGGCGTGAAGCCCGCCAACGAGTACCTCTTCCTGGTCATCGCGTCCCCCGCCGGCGCGTACTTCCCGGGCGGCGTGAAGCCCGTCTCGATCTGGCTCTCCGAGGACCGGGTGCGCGCCGTCCCCGGCGGCATGGGCGACGCCAAGACCGGCGGCAACTACGCCGCGTCCCTGCTCGCCCAGGCCGAGGCCGCCGCGAAGGGCTGCGACCAGGTCTGCTACCTCGACGCCGTCGAGCACAAGTGGGTCGAGGAACTGGGCGGCATGAACCTGTACTTCGTGTACGGCGACAAGATCGTGACCCCCACCCTCACCGGCTCCATCCTGGAGGGCGTCACCCGCGACTCGCTCCTCTCGGTCGCCCGTGACCTCGGCTACGAGTCCGAGGAGGCCCGCGTCTCCATCGACCAGTGGCAGCGCGACGCCGAGAACGGCACCCTGACCGAGGTCTTCGCCTGCGGCACGGCGGCCGTCATCACGCCCGTCGGCACGGTCAAGCGTTCCTCCGTCGAGTGGCAGCACTCCGGCGGCGAGCCCGGCGAGGTCACCCTCAAGCTCCGCCAGGCCCTGCTCGACATCCAGCGGGGTGTGACCGAGGACCAGCACGAGTGGATGCACAACCTGGGCTGA
- a CDS encoding 3-isopropylmalate dehydrogenase — MSRSIDLAVIPGDGIGQEVVAQGLKVLSAVLPQDVKLETKEFDFGAKRYHATGETLTDADIEALKKHDAILLGAIGDPSVPSGVLERGFLLKLRFAFDHHVNLRPSKLLPGVATPLAGQPEIDFVVVREGTEGPYTGNGGTIRKGTPHEVATEVSVNTAFGVERVVRDAFARAQARPRKKLALIHKNNVLTFAGHLWTNVFNKVAEEFPEVTTEYMHVDAATIYLVTQPERFDVIVTDNLFGDIITDLAAAVSGGIGVAASGNINPSGEFPSMFEPVHGSAPDIAGQGKADPSATVLSVALLLRHLGYETEAVRIEDAVSADLAELPRSLKGTGGTPIGKPARSTDEIGDALVVRVAG, encoded by the coding sequence ATGTCTCGCAGCATCGATCTCGCAGTGATCCCCGGTGACGGCATCGGCCAGGAAGTCGTGGCCCAAGGCCTCAAGGTCCTCTCGGCCGTCCTTCCGCAGGATGTGAAGCTGGAGACCAAGGAGTTCGACTTCGGCGCCAAGCGTTACCACGCGACCGGGGAGACCCTCACCGACGCGGACATCGAGGCGCTCAAGAAGCACGACGCCATCCTGCTCGGCGCGATCGGCGACCCGAGCGTGCCGTCCGGTGTCCTGGAGCGCGGTTTCCTGCTCAAGCTCCGCTTCGCCTTCGACCACCACGTCAACCTGCGTCCGTCGAAGCTCCTTCCGGGTGTCGCCACCCCGCTCGCGGGCCAGCCGGAGATCGACTTCGTCGTTGTCCGCGAGGGCACCGAGGGCCCGTACACCGGCAACGGCGGCACCATCCGCAAGGGCACCCCCCACGAGGTCGCCACCGAGGTCTCCGTGAACACGGCCTTCGGTGTCGAGCGCGTCGTCCGTGACGCCTTCGCCCGTGCGCAGGCCCGCCCGCGCAAGAAGCTCGCGCTGATCCACAAGAACAACGTGCTGACCTTCGCGGGCCACCTGTGGACCAACGTCTTCAACAAGGTGGCCGAGGAGTTCCCCGAGGTCACCACCGAGTACATGCACGTGGACGCGGCGACCATCTACCTGGTCACGCAGCCCGAGCGCTTCGACGTGATCGTCACCGACAACCTCTTCGGCGACATCATCACCGACCTCGCCGCGGCCGTCTCCGGCGGCATCGGCGTCGCCGCGAGCGGGAACATCAACCCGTCCGGCGAGTTCCCCTCGATGTTCGAGCCCGTGCACGGCTCGGCGCCCGACATCGCGGGCCAGGGCAAGGCCGACCCCTCCGCCACGGTCCTGTCCGTCGCCCTCCTCCTGCGCCACCTCGGCTACGAGACCGAGGCCGTCCGCATCGAGGACGCCGTCTCCGCCGACCTCGCGGAGCTCCCCCGTAGCCTTAAGGGCACGGGAGGTACCCCCATCGGCAAGCCGGCCCGCAGCACCGACGAAATCGGCGACGCCCTCGTCGTACGAGTAGCCGGCTGA